ttgtttctatgtatttttttatttcttctttgatttcttcagtgatctcttgtttatttagtacagcactgtttagcctccatgtatttgtgttttttacacttttttcctgtaattgatttccaatctcatagcattgtggtcagaaaagatgcttgctacaatttcaattttcttaaattttccgaggcttgatttgtgacccaagaggtgatgtgtcctggagaatgttccatgtgcacttgagaagaaagtgtattctgccacttttgggtggaatgttctataaatatcaattaaatctatctggtctgttgtgtcatttaaagcttgtgtttccttatttattttctgtttggatgatctatccattggtgtaagtggggtgttgaagtcccctactattattgtgttactgtcgattttttctttcttggttgttagcatttgccttatgtattgaggtgctcctatgttgggtgcataaacatttataattgttatatcttttccttggattgatcctttgatcattatgtagtgtccctccttgtctcttgtaacagtctttactttaaagtctattttatcagatatgagtattgctactccagctttcttttgatgtgcatttgcatggaatatcttttctcaTCCCTTcacaccttcagtctgtatgtgtccctaggtctgaagtaggtgttgtagacagcatatatatgggtcttatttttgtagccattcagccaatctgtgtcttttggttggggcacttaatccatttacattcaaggttattattgatatgtatgttcctgttaccattttcttaattgttttgagcttgtttttgtaggtccttttcttctcttgtgtttcccacttagagaagttcctttagcatttgttgtaaagctggtttgttgtgATGAttcacatttgttgtaaagcttggaGTAGTtatatatgtcattttaaaaaaattggaaaaggcTCAGTgtctaaaatatcaaaaaattattttaaacattaataagACATAGACAAACATCCTACTGGTAAATGGCCAAAGATTCAGGCAGTTCACCTAGGAAGAATCTAAATGGCCGgtaaagaagtaaaaagataCTCTGTTTCAGGgagatgtaatttaaaataatggtgaGATACAATTTCACATGATCTCGTTGGTCCAGATCCACAAGATTGCATTAGAATATCAAGTGTTGGCATGAATGTTGGGAAATGGAGCGAGCCTTTTCCTTGTTGGGGGAAGTGTAAACTGGTATGACTTCCTTGGAGAGTCTGACAATACAAAGTCAAGTTGCAGACGGGCCTACTGGTGACCTCGTTGTGTTAGAACCACTCTTGTGCCTGCTGTGGTGCCCTTTGTGAGTGAAACAGTGGGAAGAACCCAGCTGGGCTTCTATGCCTGTGATAACTCAACTGTGATACAGTTGCATCCTATACAGCAGGTAAACCCAATAGACTGAATCAACAGAgataaatctcagaaacagaatgttgAGTCAAAGACTCTTGTGAAAACAAACAGGTACACAGCCTGGCTTGTTGCACGTGGCTGCTGTTGGTTCTTAGGGGCTGTTGAtgcatctttttctctctaaaatttaaaagctggCACAGATTTTTTAAGTAGTTTTAGTGTTGTAGTCTGATCATGTATATAAGAGCTCATTGCATGCCAGCTACTGTTTCAGGGACCAGGAGCCAGGGCCATAGCAGTGAGCAAGACTGGCAAAGTGTCTGCTCTCGGAGCTCACAAATGAGGGATGATAGACTGTAAACAAGTAGAAGTTTAACTAAACAGTGTGACGGAAGTCAAGCAGGGTCCTGGGAGGCGGGGGGCTGAGGGtgctcagggaaggcctctctgaggagctgGCTGCTGAGCATGGACCTGCACTGTAAGAAGAGCAAGCATGTGGGAATTTGGGGctaaagcattccaggcagaggtaaAAAGCCTGCAGATAGGACGTGTTCACAATtccaagaataaaatacttaggaataagtttaGCAAAAGAAGTGCAAACATATGCTTTGATAACtacaaatattgaaataaatgaaagagagcgGAAATAAGTGGAAAGGCATCCCCCAGGTTCGTGGACTGGAAGATAATATTGTTGAAGTGGTGGTACTCCCCAGACTGATTGTGGGTTCAGTGTAATCCCTGTCACAGTCACAGCTGACTTTTTgcagaaattaacaagctgatcCTGAAAAATAGCAAGGCCAGGGTGGCCAGCGGCCGGTGAATGAGGAGGGAATGTTGGTGGAGATGTAGTCATGGAGGTTGGCGGGGCTTCTGGATAATGACACCCTGTGGGCCTTCACAGGAATCTCATGCCAGGTCCAGTGGAAAGCCTTAGGAGGgctttaagcaggggagtgataaaattcagtatttgttgagtgcctactctcTGCCAGGTGCTGGGATGGGCATGGTATGGTGGTGAACAGGACAGAATGTTGAATAAATAGGATTCAGCTCTTCAGTGGTAGGAAATGAGAGCAtcctcagtttatttttgtacatgttgGCATGCATTTGTGTCGTATTACTGACttacttaaacattttcttaagTAATATGGAAGTAGCAAATGTTCATtaaagaataattagaaaattcaaACCGGAAGAATGCCTATCTTTCAAGATCCTACCACTTGGAAACAATGACAATTAGCATTTACtggtcttttatttccttctagtcttttgaATGGATTTATGATCAGATAGTTCTCAAGTTCAATAATGAGTGACCTCCTCACCCCCTGAAACCGTCAAAGGAAACAGAAGTGAGAGTCATAGGTTTTCTTTTGGCGAGTCAGTGGGTGAGTCTTCTGATTCATTCCTTTCAGGTGGAGCTGATCAGAATAATGTTCAACATCAACCCCCTGGAGAACCTGAAGGTGTACATCAGCAGCCGGCCCCCCTTGGTGGTCTTTATGATCAGTGTAAGCGCCATGGCAATAGCTTTCCTGACCTTGGGCTATTTCTTCAAAATCAAGGAGATCAAGTCACCAGAAATGGCAGAGGTATAGTAAATTCTAAGTTCTCCTCTCAGACTGGCTGGACCTTTATAGAGTGGGAAAACACCTTTTGGCTCTCCACATACCTTTCTTTGGTTGTGACTTTTATCCCAGTGAGAAGGAGTaatatttattcagaattttTGGTCTTCCATCTTGCTGTGACTCACTTTGTTAGGAAATAACCTAGTCAGATAGTTATTGATTTAAATAATGCTACCAGCTTTAGTTAGACTGTTTCAGCAATGAAACATGTATTTTGGAAAGTATGTTTGTAAAATGTTTGTGTCAAGAAGATCAAGAACTAACTTCTTTGCTATTCATATTAAATTAGCcaactacaatttttaaaaactgtaaacatttgttattttaaagcCATATATTGTCATGGAGTTTTATCGGCTGTACTGATAGCTTTTTCATTGGAGAAGAAGAAActctaaagaaattagaaagcagaaccttatttccaaatatatttgtctttttcttatcaaGGGAAGCTTCAGTAATCTACAGACTTcccttttagattttattttttggtcaatttaaatgaattatttgggCATTGCTCTTTAATCATTAGTTTAGGCATATAATAGTTTTTGCACAGTcataatacagattttaaaagatgtgtgtgggacttccctagtggcacagtggttaagactctgcctgccagtgcaggggacacaggttcgagccctggtccgggaagatcccacatgctgcggagcaactaagcccgtgtgccacaactactgagcctgcactctagagcccacgagccacaactactgagcccacatgccacaactactgaagcccacgtgcctagagcctgtgctccacaacaagagaagccaccgcagggagaagtccacacaccacaacaaagagtagcccccgctcaccacaactagagaaagcctgcatgcagcaacgaagacccagtgcagccaaaaatcaaaaatatcataaaataaatttaaaaagtgtttctgcATATCAGAAAAGAATACAAAGTTGATAATCTTGTTTAATAGAGGTGAATAACAATATACCTATTAATAAATTTATGTGTTAGAAATTATGCTGAATCAATGATATGGTGAATTTACTGGTGGATAAGTGTCTTTTAGGACAAATTAGTTCCCATCTTAGATTCTGTGAGTGTCTTCTCTTACACTTTTTCTTCTTGGGTGTGTTcgctggtgagagtgggcatggGGGCGGGGATAGGGGTTGCATTATTGTTGCGTCGTGCGTGCCTTGTGACCGAGAGGAGAGTTTTGCTCAGTGTTATGGGGATTATGCTTCCTCTTGTGCTCTGTGGCATTCTAGATCATAGGTGATGTTAACAAGAGGGACCACCTTCCCACATTAACTCTGTAATACAAAGTAACAAGTTTTACCTATTTCTCCTGTGAAACCCTTCCAAAGAGTTTCTTACCAAGAAACCTACTGGCTGGCTTAATTCTCCCCCTTTTCTGACCCTGCCTGAATCTTTAAAGGTTATCCAAACAGGCTGTACCTACATTAGGGCTGAAAATGAACATTCTAGTCACAACCAAAGTTCTTCAGCATCCTGGCATTGCTCTCCCTCAAAGCTCAAGTCCATGTTGAACACACGGCCAAGGCCAATGGTTAAGATGTAGCCTGGATAATTAACCCTTAATCGAAATGGGGCCTGACATTGGCCTTGGCCAGCTGTTCAAAATGGACTCGAACTCTGCAGGAAAGCAGAGCTGCAAGATGCTGCAGAACTTTGATCATGATtaattcagtgattttattttcaaatgaggatCCTAGGTGTATGGGGAAAGTTTGGCGCTGTGAATCAGAAAACAATTCTGAGTCTGTCTTCAACTCAGCTGGCATTGGAGAGTCCCTAATTtgctctgggcctctgtttcctcatgtcTGGAATAGGAAGGGGTAAGACTAGGATGTTCATTTTCAGCCTGATGTTCTTTAATGGTCTGCTGAGTTTGTAGGTGTCAGGGAAAATGTAATGTGAAATATCTGGTTGCCTTCTTACTAAATGCCAGATACTGATAAACTGAGGCTATAAAGGTAGACCTGACTGGTTAGGGATTACTCCGAATGGCATTTTTAATCAATGTTAGAGTTATTCAAAATGTAActtggtgcttccctggtggcgcagtggttaagaatctgcctgccaatgcaggggacacgggtttgagccctggtctgggaagatcccacatgctgcagagcaactaagcccattgtgccacaactactgagcctgtgctctagagcccatgagccacaactactgaagcccacatgcctagaacccatgctccgcaacaagagaagccaccgcagtgagaagcctgcgcacttcaacaaagagtagcccccactcaccgcaactagagaaagcccgcatgcagcattgaagacccagcgcagccaaaaataaaataaatgaaataaataaatttattttaaaaaaaaagtaacttggtTTGTCTTCACCTTTGGCACCTTTTTGTAGATAATGTTGCTTGGGAGAAAGAAGTTGTATGTAACAGCCTCGGTTgatttgttgttgctattttagCCTGAGTTCATCTTTGGGTGTCTGCTAAAACTAAAAACACACCCTGGTGGGTACTTTGTTGGTGTCAGTTTTAAAACTGCATATAATTTAAACCATCAGTACAGATATTAAGagaagcctggggcttccctggtggcgcagtggttgagaatctgcctgccaatgcaggggacgcgggttcgagccctggtctgggaagatcccacatgccgcggagcaactaggcccgtgagccacaattactgagcctgcgcgcctggagcctgttctctgcaacaagagaggccgcgataatgagaggcccgtgcaccgcgatgaagagtggcccccacttgccacaactagagaaagccctcgcacagaaacgaagacccaatacagccataaataaaaataaacaaaaattaaactttaaaaaaaaaaaaaagaaggctgaaaacatcttttctcctcccttttgaAATTGTTCCTGTTCTAAAGTGGCATCCAAAGTCCATGACGAGGGGGAAAAGTACCACACGAGTGTTGGTATTTACTGCAGTTTTGCGGTCCCAAGACAGAAAGCAAGGTGTAGAAAATTGAccttatgagaaaatattttaagacagccttaattttaaaaaaataactaattgTAACTGCTAAATGAGTTTGGATTAatacttttaatgttttactaCTTTTGTTCAAGCTTGCTTTTCAAGCTTGATTCTGAGGCTAGATCATTTCCTGTAAGTTTaataccctttttttctttacatattttcctGAGTAAGTTGGCTTAATCTCACAGTGTAATAGCTCATGCCAATGAAgagtttatattttagattttgaacGTGAGAGTGGTTGGAAAACCACACTATTACGCCAGCACAAGAGGCTGAAGGCTGTGTTGTTGTATTTTGAAGGACTGACTCTGAGGCATAGTTCCCCTGTTGTGTGACGCCACACCAGGGGTTGTGATTGTCATTGCGCTGGCAGCACTTTCAGTCAGCTCAGgcttgttttcctctctctcgTTTTACTGAAGGATTGGAATACTTTTCTGCTGCGGTTTAATGATTTGGACTTGTGCGTATCAGAGAATGAAACACTAAAGCATCTCACAAACGACACCACAGCTCTGGAAAGCACAGTGGCCAGCGGCCAGGCCAGGATGTCCACCCAGTCTCCGCAGTCCCTGGAGGATCCAGGCCCAGTGAACATCTCAGTTGCAATCACCCTAACCCTGGACCCACTCAAACCCTTTGGCGGGTTCTCTCGCAACGTCACCCATCTGTACTCGACCATTCTCGGGCATCAGATTGGACTCTCAGGTATGTGAGTGTTAGCCGCTTCCCTCCAGGCTTTCTCAGGTAACAGCTGTTACAACACAGAGCATTAGAGTACGGTTTTACTCATCagactgttttttattttttgtatatgtcttCCCTTTTGTTGAGTTTGAACTAAACAAAGCCAAGAAGGCACCATTTCTACTACATCTTTACTTATTAAAGTGTTTGGTATGCAGTAGGCTCTCAAAGCCCATAAGAGTaggagactgggaaaaaaattataaggccTATTTCTggtcttaatatttaaaaacacattttaaaatttttgagtttttattttttttaattttattgaagtatagttgatttacagtgttgtgttaatttctgctgtacagcaaagtgactcagttatatatattcttcatattcttttccattatggtttgtcacaggatattgaatatggttccccgtgcaggaccttgttgtttatccatcctgtatataatagtttgcctctgctaatcccaattcccaatccatccctcccccaccagcccacccctcggcaaccacaagtctgttctctatatctgtgagtctgttaaaAACACCAGTTTTTTATTCTGGCTCATCATTTTGGAGTTTTCAGTACATACTACAGATATTGCTACTAGTCTTAAAATTTTGTGAATGCACTGGGCTAAGTACTAAGAACTAGAAAAGGCCTGGTCTCTTCCCTTTGGAATTTTGGGATATGGAAGAGACAAGCATAACGTGAGTTAATATTCATCAAGCACTTAAaatagttcctggcacaaaggaaatgctatataaatgcttgttaaataatattaaaaataaacacctaTGGAACATTGAGCACTGCCCTTGGACTAGTACTAAACCCATGACAGACTGTAGGTGATTGTAGGTGATTCAGGAGAAGGTTGAGAAAGTAGTAGAAGCTGGAATAATCAGGAAAGGCTTTGTGCCAGAGGCTTGGGCCTTGGAAGAATCATCTTTGGTTTGGTTACCAAGAACCTTTTAAAGTCCTTGAAGGAACTTGGGAGTGCCTGCCAGCCTCCTGTTGGCTGTACCAGGTGAGACCTGTTCCCATGTAAGGAGGTAAGGGCGACATCTGGGTTTTCCACGTAGCAAGTGGACCTTTTTCTTCCGCTGTGGCGTTCGAATACCTTATTCATTTACGCTTCATCACTCACCCGTCTCATGACCTTTCTTAAGTCTGTTCAACCCTCTGATCCTCAGTCTAGTCGTATGTAAAAGGGGAACAGTAACACTTCTTTGGTCATGTTCGTAGGATAGTGGTGCATTTTAAGTGAAGTAGTACATATAAAAGCAGTTTGAAAATGGTAAGAGTGCTGTATGAAAGCTGTAACAATGGTGATGACTCACCCAGCCCCAGCCTTCCCACTCAGGCATGGCCTTGGCCCTTGCGTGGCAACTCCAGGCCTTGGCTGAAAGTGACCCCTCTCCGTTTGCCATTTTGTGGTTCTGCCAGGTGAGCAGGCCTCAGAGTCTGGCTCGGAACTGCTGTTACTCCTGAAACCCCACAAAAGCAGGGGTCCCACTTCAGTGGGCTGATAGGTGATTCCTGGGTGGGTTTGATGTCAGGATTCATTCAGATTCCAGAGaataataaatgtatgaattCTCGCTTTACTTACCAAAAAACCAATTTCTCTTTCCAGGCAGAGAAGCCCACGAGGAGATAAACATTACCTTTACCCTGCCCACAGCCTGGAGCTCGGACGACTGTGCCCTTCACGGCCGCTGTGAGCAGGTGGTGTTCACAGCCTGCACGACCCTCACAGCCCACCCTGGCGTGTTCCCCGTCACCGTGTAAGTACTTTCCTGACCCCGGTGGGTGTGCATAAGAAGCTCCATTTACCGTCAGCGTGACTGGGATGCCTGAGCCAGTTCTCAGGACAGCGTGCATCGTGTTACTTTGTACAATGGTCATCACTGGGACCTGTCTGTAGGATGGTTTCAGTTTAATTTGGTTTTCTAAAGGTAAAACTTCTGCATAGAAGTATCAGAGGGTTAGTGTT
The sequence above is drawn from the Balaenoptera musculus isolate JJ_BM4_2016_0621 chromosome 15, mBalMus1.pri.v3, whole genome shotgun sequence genome and encodes:
- the TMEM248 gene encoding transmembrane protein 248 codes for the protein MFNINPLENLKVYISSRPPLVVFMISVSAMAIAFLTLGYFFKIKEIKSPEMAEDWNTFLLRFNDLDLCVSENETLKHLTNDTTALESTVASGQARMSTQSPQSLEDPGPVNISVAITLTLDPLKPFGGFSRNVTHLYSTILGHQIGLSGREAHEEINITFTLPTAWSSDDCALHGRCEQVVFTACTTLTAHPGVFPVTVQPPHCAPDTYSNATLWYKIFTTARDANTKYAQDYNPFWCYKGAIGKVYHALNPKLTVIVPDDDRSLINLHLMHTSYFLFVMVITMFCYAVIKGRPSKLRQSNPEFCPEKVALADA